The DNA sequence TTGCCGACGCCCCTTTTTTCCCCGAGGTGACCTCCGTCCCCTACCCCTATACGCCCGATGGCAAACGCTTCTGGCCCCTCGATATCCCCGTCCTGGACCCATGGGTGGCCATCACCGCGATGGCCACAGTGACCAAGCGCATCCGCTTCCTTCCCTCCGTACTCAGGCTGGCCATCCGCCAGCCTCTGCTTGAGGCCAAGGCTCTGTGCTCGGTGGCAGCGATCTCCAACGACCGCGTCGCCCTGGGCGTAGGACTGGCTTGGATGCCCGAGGAGTTCAAGTGGCTCAACCAGGACAAGAAGACCCGCGGCGCCCGCCAGAATGAGGCCATTCAAGTCATCCGCCTCCTTCTGGGAGGCGGCATGGTGGAGTTCCACGGCAAGTACATTGACTTCGACCGCCTGACGATGGCGCCGGTGCCCAAGAAGCGCATTCCTATTTACGTAGGCGGGACGACAAAGCCCGCTCTGCGGCGTGCGGCCCGCTACGGCGACGGCTGGCTCGGCATCATTCACCCCATGGAGGAGATCAAGGGGCTCGTGGCCGAGTTGACTGCGCTTCGCCGGGAGTTTGGGCGCGAGAAGGAGCCCTTCGACATCATGCTGCACTGCCCCGATGCCCAGACCGTGGACGACATCCGTCGCCTGGAGGAGATGGGGGTCACCGATCTCCAAGTCACGCCGTGGAGTGTGCCCGGCATCCTGGCTGAAATGGGCGTGGGCGCCATCATGCAGCAGCAGCCTCCGCTGGCCGTGAAGCAGGAAGCCATCAAACGCTATGGCGAGAACATGATCGCCAAGTGCAGTTGAGCAGAAGCCTTCGTCCACCGCACAGACGAACCAATGACTATCTAACTCGAGAGGCTGCATATGAAGAATCGTGAGAACTTCAAGAAACCCGAGTTCATGTCCGATGCAGACTTCAAGTGGCTGATGGATGCGACCTCATCCTTGGACCGTATAAAAGGTGATGCCAAAGCGG is a window from the Candidatus Binatia bacterium genome containing:
- a CDS encoding TIGR03619 family F420-dependent LLM class oxidoreductase yields the protein MRFGFHLFMVDPAEFLDIARTADEWGWDSIQVADAPFFPEVTSVPYPYTPDGKRFWPLDIPVLDPWVAITAMATVTKRIRFLPSVLRLAIRQPLLEAKALCSVAAISNDRVALGVGLAWMPEEFKWLNQDKKTRGARQNEAIQVIRLLLGGGMVEFHGKYIDFDRLTMAPVPKKRIPIYVGGTTKPALRRAARYGDGWLGIIHPMEEIKGLVAELTALRREFGREKEPFDIMLHCPDAQTVDDIRRLEEMGVTDLQVTPWSVPGILAEMGVGAIMQQQPPLAVKQEAIKRYGENMIAKCS